AGCTTGTTTATTTTTTATTATCTCGGTTTTATCTTTTTTGCTTTTTACCGCTTGACCGATAAGTTTTATTCTTACAAAGGGCTCAATAAGCGGCAGATCGCTTATGTTTTGTCCGGCTTCTTTATCGGGGTGATTTTCCCTGTCGCGACCAACCTGATCTTGCCTCTTTTCGGTTATCCCTATCTGACCGGGGTAGGACCGTTCTCCACCATTATTACGACCTTGCTGATCGCCTTTGCTATTACTAAGTCGCGCTTAATGGATATCTCGGTCATCATCAGCCGGATCCTGGCGGAGATCATAACCCTATTTTTTCATGCCGCGCTTTACCTGACCTTGGTTTGGCTTTACCGGGGGTATCACCGGATCGATTGGCTCTTTGTGCTGGGGACCGTCGCTTACGGGTTTTTTGTCGGTCTGACCCATCATCCGATCCGCTTGCTGGTCCAGACGACCGCCGACAAATTTTTCATCAAGGGAAAATATGATTACACCAGATCGATGGCCGAAGCGACTTCCAAGGTTGCGGAGAAATTGTCGATGCCTTCGGTCCTCGGGATCCTTTTTCGGACCTTTAAAGAGGTCATGGAGATCCAAAATCCCCGGATCCTGTTGCCGAATAATTTCCTGGCCGGCGACAAACCATCGACCGATTATGTTGAGTACGACCGGGCGGCCTTTACGCCGCTGGCCGATGGGCCTAAGATCCCGATCGATGACCCCCTGATCGCTAAATTAACTGAAAAGCGCCGGCCGATCGTCGATCACCATGGGGATTGGGAAGTCGTCGTTCCCTGCCTGCTGGAAAATAGGGTGGCGGCGCTCTTCCTGCTGGGGAAGAAACTTTCCGAAGACCCCTATACCGATGAGGACCTCCGCTTATTGGAGGTCCTGGCCAGCCAGGCGGCGATCACCTTTGACCATACCCGCTCTTACGAGAAGATCCGCCTTGATTTTGACGAGAACCAGAAAAAGCTTTATGACACCGAACGCTTGTTGGCCCGTTCCGAGCGGATCGCTTCGCTGGCCAATCTGATCCGGGAGTATAATCACGAGATCAAAACGCCGCTGGCGATCATGCGGAGCGAGCTGGAGCTTCTCCCCGACGATCCGAAAGAGGTCAAAGACTTCAAAGGCTTTAAAGACGAAATGATCAAGGAGATCGAACGGGCGGACGATATTGTTATCAGCACCCTCCGTTTGAGCGAACCGAAAAAACGCCAGGATATCCCGCTCGATCTGAATGAAGTGATCGACAACGCGCTGAAATTAATGCCGCCAAGCGGGGTTCACTTCGTCAAGGAGCTGGGAACGATCCCGAAGCTGACCGGCGATCCTGACGACCTGCAGATGGTCTTTATCAATCTGGTGAAGAACGCGCTGGAAGCGATGCCGAAAGGGGGGAATCTGACTATCTCGACCGCGCTGGTGGAAAAAGAAGCGAAAACGATCGTCGCCAAAGTCGCCGATTCCGGGGCGGGGATCGCCAAAGAGAACCTGGAGAAGATCTTTGAACCGTTCTTCAGCACTCATGTGACCAAGGGGCGGGGGCTTGGGCTGTCGATCGTTTTCCGGGTGATCAGAGAGCACAACGCGACGATCGACGTTGAAAGCGAAGTCGGCAAGGGGACCGCTTTTATAATGACTTTTCCGCTTCCTTAAATTCTTCCCGCTTCTGGATGTGTTTTTCGAAAGTTTCCAGGGTCATTCTGGTCGCTTCGCCGTCAAAGTAACGGTCGAGGGTCGAGACCAGTTCTTCCGCCTTGAACGGTTTTTTCAGATAGCTGACCACGAACCCGGAGGTCGCTTTGTCCCACTTCTCATTGTCTTCCCAGGCGGTCAGCATGACCACGCCGATCGAATCGCCGTATTCTTTGCGGAGCTTGGTTAAGAACTGGAGCCCGTCCATTTCCGGCATCTTGATGTCGAGTAAAATGCATTTGACCTTATTGCCGCCCAAACCAAGGAACTTTTTATTCTTGGCCAGGAAGTCAAACCCGTCTTTGGCGCTGTAAACGGCGACCGCGTCGTAGCGGTCGGTCCTCTTGATTAGTTCGGCGATATTATCAGCGATCCGTTGTTCATCGTCAATTGTCAGAATAAGCGGTTTTTCCATTAAAATGTCCCTCCTCGAACGAATTATCCGGATTTTGCCATAGATTGCCGACTAAAGTCAAATAAGAAAAGGATGAGAAAACATTGCAAGTATAAAACGGAAACCAGCGGCAATATCGCCGCGGTTTCCGTTTCACGACTAGACAGCTGATTTTGGAAGCCGCGACGATGTTGTCGCAGGCTTCCAAAATCAGGTTCATTATTATATAATCTAGATCATGGTTAAAATAGGTATTATCGGCGGCTCGGGGCTGGATGATCCCAAGATCCTCAAGGACCCGATCGAAGTTGAGGCGAACAGCAGTTTTGGCAAGCCATCGTCCCTTCTGACCTGCGGCAAGATCGGGGGAGTAGAAGTTGCGATCTTGGCCCGGCACGGGAAAGACCACAGCATCATGCCGACCAAGGTCAATTACCTGGCTAATATTTTCGCGTTAAAAGAGATCGGTTGTACCCATATCCTGGCGGCGACCGCCGTTGGGTCGCTTCGCGAAGAGATCAAGCCGGGGCATCTGGTCTTCCCGTCGCAATTTATCGACTTTACCCGCCACCGGAACGTGACCTTCTACACCGAAAAGGTCGTTCATACGCCGATGAGCGATCCGTACGACAAAAAACTGCGCGATCTCTTATGTAAGACCAGCGACGAACTCGGCTTAAAATACAATCATGACGTCACGGTCGTGACGATTGAAGGGCCGCGTTTTTCGACCCGGGCGGAGAGCCACATGTTCCGCGCCTGGGGAGCGGACATTATCAATATGTCGACCTGTCCTGAAGTTATTTTGGCCAATGAGCTGGGGATACCGTACCAAACGATCGCCATGTCGACCGATTACGACTGCTGGAAAGAGGACGAAGCGCCGGTCACTTTTGAGATGGTCCTCGAGCGGATGAAAGAGAACGCCGAAAAAGTTAAAAAGCTCCTGATC
This window of the Candidatus Margulisiibacteriota bacterium genome carries:
- a CDS encoding ATP-binding protein, encoding MIGTVVLLTVNAAEYLLPFYAVSGNLFLGFFVLLKNWRNKVNVSYSLTAILTALWALSIFFLSEARTIPDAMICAKVAAAFYAYFPLPFLYFFSVFPQEDVVPRTYQMVAWFIVATFFALISFSDLIVRDIVLVNDRFVMVAGAAFSLFIFYYLGFIFFAFYRLTDKFYSYKGLNKRQIAYVLSGFFIGVIFPVATNLILPLFGYPYLTGVGPFSTIITTLLIAFAITKSRLMDISVIISRILAEIITLFFHAALYLTLVWLYRGYHRIDWLFVLGTVAYGFFVGLTHHPIRLLVQTTADKFFIKGKYDYTRSMAEATSKVAEKLSMPSVLGILFRTFKEVMEIQNPRILLPNNFLAGDKPSTDYVEYDRAAFTPLADGPKIPIDDPLIAKLTEKRRPIVDHHGDWEVVVPCLLENRVAALFLLGKKLSEDPYTDEDLRLLEVLASQAAITFDHTRSYEKIRLDFDENQKKLYDTERLLARSERIASLANLIREYNHEIKTPLAIMRSELELLPDDPKEVKDFKGFKDEMIKEIERADDIVISTLRLSEPKKRQDIPLDLNEVIDNALKLMPPSGVHFVKELGTIPKLTGDPDDLQMVFINLVKNALEAMPKGGNLTISTALVEKEAKTIVAKVADSGAGIAKENLEKIFEPFFSTHVTKGRGLGLSIVFRVIREHNATIDVESEVGKGTAFIMTFPLP
- the mtnP gene encoding S-methyl-5'-thioadenosine phosphorylase, whose protein sequence is MVKIGIIGGSGLDDPKILKDPIEVEANSSFGKPSSLLTCGKIGGVEVAILARHGKDHSIMPTKVNYLANIFALKEIGCTHILAATAVGSLREEIKPGHLVFPSQFIDFTRHRNVTFYTEKVVHTPMSDPYDKKLRDLLCKTSDELGLKYNHDVTVVTIEGPRFSTRAESHMFRAWGADIINMSTCPEVILANELGIPYQTIAMSTDYDCWKEDEAPVTFEMVLERMKENAEKVKKLLITVIPKVR
- a CDS encoding response regulator, giving the protein MEKPLILTIDDEQRIADNIAELIKRTDRYDAVAVYSAKDGFDFLAKNKKFLGLGGNKVKCILLDIKMPEMDGLQFLTKLRKEYGDSIGVVMLTAWEDNEKWDKATSGFVVSYLKKPFKAEELVSTLDRYFDGEATRMTLETFEKHIQKREEFKEAEKSL